The following coding sequences are from one Cervus canadensis isolate Bull #8, Minnesota chromosome 4, ASM1932006v1, whole genome shotgun sequence window:
- the CSF2 gene encoding granulocyte-macrophage colony-stimulating factor: protein MWLQNLLLLGTVVCSFSAPTRPASPVTRPWQHVDAIKEALSLLNHSSDTAAVMNETVEVVSEMFDSQEPTCLQTRLKLYKQGLRGSLTSLSGSLTMMARHYEQHCPPTQETSCETQTITFKSFKENLKDFLFIIPFDCWEPVQK, encoded by the exons ATGTGGCTGCagaacctgcttctcctgggcACTGTGGTCTGCAGCTTCTCCGCACCCACTCGCCCAGCCAGCCCTGTCACCCGGCCCTGGCAGCATGTGGATGCCATCAAGGAGGCCCTGAGCCTTCTGAACCACAGCAGTGACACTGCTGCTGTGATG AATGAAACAGTAGAAGTCGTCTCTGAAATGTTTGACTCCCAG GAGCCGACATGCCTGCAGACTCGCCTGAAGCTGTACAAGCAGGGCCTGCGGGGCAGCCTCACCAGTCTCTCGGGCTCCCTGACCATGATGGCCAGGCACTACGAGCAACACTGCCCCCCCACCCAG gAAACTTCCTGTGAAACCCAGACTATCACCTTCAAAAGTTTCAAAGAGAACCTGAAGGATTTCCTTTTTATCATTCCCTTTGACTGCTGGGAACCAGTCCAGAAGTGA